One genomic window of Catenulispora sp. EB89 includes the following:
- a CDS encoding transglutaminase domain-containing protein: protein MTSRINAAPRNIRILLAIPTAVLCAITGLSLRGAFDLADVVPVCVLATVIPSGIVALAAWAAGRQRRGFELFALGGALVGWLVILPAGSIVLASWRGGDHQSVADFLSVLRSAVTDGARQLLSTTSPARPTAVLLATAGTCLWWSAVWAAICAIRGASPLTVLLPPTILLALGTAASAGAGDPQTILTAAAFLVTAVVFVGVDQATRGNPADAVVIRNRSARPWASAVRTAPFFATVTALTLVAASLAPHLPGLPQRRPWDPRTLIAPAQQIFDETDPLTQAVAWLKQDTVSPLFTVTTGDNSQRLRWQVLDTYDGRHWSSSAEYRLAGKSLPTPPAFWDPSGPSASVTETVHIQDLSSVFLPAAGRVRTVSGTDVRVAGDLGMIATGNGRAAPASLSYRVDTSVPDFTDAGRLRAAQQGTDSALQPFEQLPSQVPDDLTAFAATAAVGDTPYDQMNALATAVRAAFGYAPDSAAGQSLGRLSALVSYGKDPSKHVGASADAFASLFAVAARQVGFPARLVVGFAPGTQSGAGTYSVTNQDVKVWPEVYFAGVGWVPFYDAVPDGKGTSGDINPVQAQASTVPTSATPSSGASQSAVPYTGPSVQLNNPVPHHKTPLVLLLLGLIAVLVLAAVAGLLVVALVSRRRRLALRRRDPDPRRRTQWAWLESLDALGIDARTTTTPSELALTAGGPLGADGAEPIRQLAGLAEVAAYAPAPPDAEQAERAWTYADQIRVLSRRRTPRRVRVVRLLRPPSRTRRH, encoded by the coding sequence ATGACCTCGCGCATCAACGCCGCGCCCCGGAACATCAGGATTCTGCTGGCCATACCGACGGCAGTCCTGTGCGCGATCACCGGCCTCTCGCTCCGCGGCGCGTTCGACCTCGCGGACGTCGTCCCGGTCTGCGTCCTGGCGACGGTCATCCCCTCCGGCATCGTCGCTCTGGCAGCGTGGGCCGCCGGTCGACAAAGGCGCGGATTCGAGCTGTTCGCGCTCGGCGGAGCGTTGGTCGGCTGGCTCGTGATCCTCCCGGCAGGCTCGATCGTCCTCGCGAGCTGGCGCGGCGGCGACCATCAGTCCGTCGCCGACTTCCTCAGCGTCCTGCGATCAGCGGTCACCGACGGCGCCCGCCAACTCCTGTCGACCACGTCACCAGCGCGTCCGACCGCCGTCCTGCTGGCCACGGCCGGAACGTGCCTGTGGTGGAGCGCCGTCTGGGCCGCCATCTGCGCGATCCGCGGCGCCTCGCCGCTGACCGTCCTGCTCCCGCCGACGATCCTGCTCGCCCTCGGCACCGCCGCCTCCGCCGGGGCCGGCGATCCCCAGACGATCCTGACCGCCGCGGCCTTCCTCGTCACCGCCGTGGTCTTCGTCGGCGTCGACCAGGCGACCCGCGGCAACCCGGCCGACGCCGTCGTCATCCGCAACCGCAGCGCACGACCGTGGGCCTCCGCCGTGCGCACAGCTCCGTTCTTCGCGACGGTGACCGCGCTGACGCTGGTCGCCGCGTCGTTGGCACCGCACCTCCCGGGGCTGCCGCAACGCCGCCCCTGGGACCCGCGCACCCTGATCGCGCCGGCGCAGCAGATCTTCGACGAGACCGACCCCCTCACTCAGGCGGTCGCCTGGCTGAAGCAGGACACTGTCTCACCGCTGTTCACGGTCACCACCGGCGACAACAGCCAGCGTCTCCGCTGGCAGGTGCTCGACACCTACGACGGCCGGCACTGGTCCTCCTCGGCGGAGTATCGCCTTGCGGGCAAAAGCCTTCCGACGCCGCCCGCGTTCTGGGACCCGTCCGGGCCGAGCGCTTCGGTGACGGAGACCGTGCACATCCAGGACCTGTCGAGCGTGTTCCTTCCGGCGGCCGGTCGCGTGCGGACGGTGTCGGGGACCGACGTCCGGGTGGCCGGCGACCTCGGCATGATCGCCACCGGGAACGGCCGCGCGGCGCCGGCGTCGTTGTCGTACCGGGTCGACACGAGCGTGCCGGACTTCACCGACGCGGGCCGGCTGCGTGCCGCACAGCAGGGAACCGACTCGGCGCTCCAGCCCTTCGAGCAACTGCCGTCGCAGGTGCCCGACGACCTGACCGCCTTCGCAGCGACCGCCGCGGTCGGCGACACGCCCTACGACCAGATGAACGCGCTGGCCACGGCCGTTCGCGCGGCGTTCGGCTACGCCCCGGATTCGGCGGCCGGGCAGAGCCTCGGGCGACTCAGTGCCCTGGTTTCCTACGGCAAGGACCCGAGCAAGCACGTGGGGGCGAGCGCCGACGCCTTCGCCTCGCTGTTCGCGGTCGCGGCACGCCAGGTGGGGTTTCCGGCGCGGTTGGTGGTCGGGTTCGCGCCGGGGACGCAGAGCGGCGCGGGGACGTACTCGGTCACGAACCAGGACGTGAAGGTGTGGCCCGAGGTCTACTTCGCGGGGGTCGGCTGGGTCCCGTTCTATGACGCGGTTCCCGACGGCAAGGGGACGAGCGGCGACATCAATCCGGTGCAGGCGCAGGCCTCCACGGTACCGACGTCGGCGACGCCGTCGTCGGGGGCTTCGCAGTCCGCCGTTCCGTACACGGGCCCTTCGGTGCAGCTCAACAACCCTGTGCCGCACCACAAGACGCCGTTGGTGTTGCTGCTCTTGGGCTTGATCGCCGTGCTGGTGCTCGCGGCTGTCGCTGGGCTTCTGGTCGTCGCGCTCGTGTCGCGGCGGCGACGGCTGGCGCTCCGGCGGCGTGATCCGGACCCGCGTCGGCGGACGCAGTGGGCCTGGCTGGAAAGCCTGGACGCACTGGGGATCGACGCGCGGACGACGACCACGCCGTCGGAGCTGGCGTTGACCGCCGGTGGGCCGTTGGGGGCCGACGGGGCCGAGCCGATCCGGCAGCTCGCGGGGTTGGCGGAGGTCGCCGCGTACGCGCCGGCGCCTCCGGACGCCGAGCAGGCCGAGCGGGCTTGGACGTACGCGGATCAGATCAGGGTGCTGTCACGGCGGCGGACTCCGCGGCGGGTGCGGGTGGTGCGGTTGCTGCGGCCTCCGTCGCGGACGCGGCGGCACTGA
- a CDS encoding S8 family serine peptidase → MRIRSLIAASALAAVLLVPAGVASSAAHADDTCHPSDGQGVPNVPATVPWAQTALGLTDTGVWAQSRGQGVVVAVVDTGVSPAGPVLPAAAVQTGVNLLPGGGPGDIDCHGHGTMMAGVIAGRPGLATFEGVAPDATILPVTVTDESTNDPSAAARIGAGIRWAVDHGAQVVNVSITTTPDTPALDGAVAYASDHHVLIVAAAGNDQNAGPLYPASIPGVLSVGGIEADGSVYAQTEVGGHAGVAAPASAIWSVGVQPTSPNQPYILSGEGTSYASAFVAGTAALILAVHPGLTPDQLIQRIEATADRPNTGYLPDPRIGWGVVNPYRAVTAELPDKPTAAAPTTANANAMTLPVARSAHADPVKRGAVLAVIGAGVLALAVPGAAAAVRGGRRRGWKPGVK, encoded by the coding sequence GTGCGTATCAGGTCGCTGATCGCGGCGTCCGCGTTGGCCGCCGTCCTCCTCGTGCCCGCCGGCGTCGCCTCCTCCGCAGCGCACGCCGACGACACCTGCCACCCCTCCGACGGCCAGGGCGTGCCGAACGTCCCCGCGACCGTGCCCTGGGCCCAGACCGCGCTCGGCCTGACCGACACCGGTGTCTGGGCCCAGTCGCGAGGCCAGGGCGTGGTCGTCGCCGTCGTCGACACCGGCGTCAGCCCGGCCGGGCCGGTCCTGCCCGCCGCCGCCGTCCAGACCGGCGTCAACCTGCTGCCCGGCGGCGGCCCCGGCGACATCGACTGCCACGGCCACGGCACGATGATGGCCGGCGTCATCGCCGGCCGCCCGGGCCTGGCGACGTTCGAAGGCGTCGCCCCGGACGCCACGATCCTGCCGGTCACCGTCACCGACGAGAGCACGAACGACCCGTCCGCCGCCGCTCGCATCGGCGCCGGGATCAGGTGGGCCGTCGACCACGGCGCGCAGGTCGTCAACGTGTCGATCACCACGACGCCGGACACCCCCGCCCTCGACGGCGCCGTCGCCTACGCGAGCGATCACCACGTCCTGATCGTCGCGGCGGCAGGGAACGACCAGAACGCGGGACCGCTTTACCCCGCCTCGATTCCCGGCGTCCTGTCCGTCGGCGGGATCGAGGCCGACGGCTCCGTCTACGCGCAAACCGAGGTCGGGGGCCACGCGGGGGTGGCCGCACCGGCCTCGGCCATCTGGTCGGTCGGAGTCCAGCCGACTTCCCCCAACCAGCCGTACATCCTCAGCGGCGAGGGCACGAGCTACGCCTCGGCATTCGTGGCCGGGACGGCGGCGCTGATCCTGGCCGTCCACCCCGGCCTCACGCCCGACCAGCTGATCCAGCGCATCGAGGCGACCGCAGATCGTCCGAACACCGGCTATCTGCCTGACCCACGCATCGGGTGGGGCGTGGTCAACCCCTACAGAGCCGTCACCGCCGAGCTTCCCGACAAGCCGACCGCCGCCGCGCCTACCACCGCGAACGCGAACGCGATGACGCTGCCGGTCGCGCGCTCGGCGCACGCCGACCCCGTGAAGCGCGGCGCGGTGCTGGCCGTGATCGGTGCGGGAGTGCTCGCGCTCGCCGTGCCTGGAGCTGCGGCAGCAGTGCGCGGCGGACGGCGCCGCGGCTGGAAACCGGGCGTGAAGTAG
- a CDS encoding DUF58 domain-containing protein — protein MSDAADGATNRAIIGANATATAETSDATDAAATAAAAPDAPEAPAPAPPDSDRTLRLTSTGTALGLSSLACVVLAYAFGYPAFAALGTAGLVILLCVVPLTARNAPIELDREVYPLRVARGETAVGLLTVRNQSPTWGQRLSARERVGSREIPVRIGQLPPHAAVEVRYELPTARRGVIDVGPLHWDRTDPLGLVRRRSALPGKAVLHVHPAVHRFPLGTAAQNAQGEQARTDLALEGSITFHTLREYVPGDDLRRIHWRASAHRGELMVRQNIDVTPPKATIVLITDAALYANPDDFEHAVDVAASAAVGAVRAGQAVSLWTTGGLRLSANGSPEESMLFLDRLAGVTLLATKSAKATKPAKSTRSAGRTGEGLADTLEHLEHAERGGVLIVVGGHPQPGEIGTLTRIAGRFGLAALTRISAPEGQGQGQGQGQAPGSGSGTARGAAGLSIIDAPTAAEICDRWERLAQAAARGGVR, from the coding sequence ATGTCTGACGCGGCCGACGGCGCGACCAACCGCGCGATCATCGGCGCGAACGCCACAGCCACCGCCGAAACCTCCGACGCCACAGACGCCGCAGCCACCGCCGCGGCGGCCCCCGACGCTCCCGAAGCCCCCGCCCCAGCACCCCCCGACTCCGACCGCACCCTCCGCCTGACCTCCACCGGAACGGCCCTCGGCCTGTCCTCCCTGGCCTGCGTCGTCCTCGCCTACGCCTTCGGCTACCCGGCCTTCGCCGCCCTCGGCACCGCCGGCCTCGTCATCCTCCTGTGCGTCGTCCCCCTGACCGCACGCAACGCGCCGATCGAACTCGACCGCGAGGTCTACCCCCTGCGCGTGGCCCGCGGCGAAACCGCCGTCGGCCTGCTCACCGTCCGCAACCAGTCCCCGACCTGGGGCCAGCGCCTCTCGGCCCGGGAGCGCGTCGGCAGCCGCGAGATCCCGGTCCGTATCGGCCAACTCCCGCCGCACGCCGCCGTCGAAGTCCGCTACGAACTCCCGACCGCCCGCCGTGGCGTCATCGACGTCGGGCCGCTGCACTGGGACCGCACCGACCCCCTCGGCCTGGTCCGCCGCCGCTCCGCCCTGCCCGGCAAAGCCGTCCTGCACGTCCACCCGGCCGTCCACCGCTTCCCGCTCGGCACCGCCGCCCAGAACGCCCAAGGCGAGCAGGCCCGCACCGACCTGGCGCTGGAAGGCTCCATCACCTTCCACACGCTGCGCGAATACGTGCCCGGAGACGACCTGCGCCGCATCCACTGGCGCGCCAGCGCCCACCGCGGCGAGCTGATGGTCCGGCAGAACATCGACGTGACGCCGCCCAAGGCGACCATCGTCCTCATCACCGACGCCGCACTGTATGCGAACCCTGACGACTTCGAGCACGCCGTGGACGTCGCCGCCTCCGCTGCCGTCGGAGCCGTCCGCGCCGGACAGGCCGTCTCCCTGTGGACCACCGGCGGCCTCCGGCTCAGCGCCAACGGATCCCCCGAGGAATCAATGCTCTTCCTCGACCGCCTGGCCGGAGTGACCCTGCTCGCCACCAAGTCCGCCAAGGCCACCAAACCCGCCAAATCCACCAGATCCGCAGGCCGAACCGGCGAAGGCCTGGCCGACACACTCGAACACCTGGAACACGCCGAACGAGGCGGCGTCCTCATCGTCGTCGGCGGTCATCCACAGCCTGGGGAAATCGGCACGCTGACCAGGATCGCCGGCCGATTCGGGCTGGCCGCACTGACCCGGATCAGCGCACCCGAAGGCCAAGGCCAAGGCCAGGGCCAGGGCCAAGCCCCCGGATCAGGATCAGGAACCGCACGCGGCGCCGCCGGACTCTCCATCATCGACGCCCCGACCGCCGCCGAGATCTGCGACCGCTGGGAACGGCTGGCCCAGGCGGCGGCGCGAGGAGGCGTGCGATGA
- a CDS encoding AAA family ATPase, whose product MLSGEHFAAGFALLRDAICEVVRGKVSAVELALTCLLAEGHLLVEDVPGTGKTTLARALAASLGASWNRVQFTPDLMPSDVTGVTVFDQRAQEFAFHAGPVFAHVVLADEINRASPKTQAALLEVMEERNVTVDGTTHPVPQPFLVVATQNPVDMDGTYPLPEAQLDRFLMRIRLGYPDHAAEVEVLQGRERTRRLGDLPPVLGIDEVAVLIHQAEQVFVAPSVYSYVVNVAAATRTMPDVRLGASPRGSLALLRASQVRAASQGRVYLTPDDVKALAEPVLAHRILLNQDALMRGGTAASVVAAAVAATPVPQTAENV is encoded by the coding sequence ATGCTGTCCGGCGAGCACTTCGCCGCCGGCTTCGCCCTGCTGCGCGACGCGATCTGCGAAGTCGTGCGGGGCAAGGTGTCGGCGGTCGAGCTCGCGCTGACCTGTCTGCTGGCCGAGGGGCATCTGCTCGTCGAGGATGTGCCCGGGACCGGGAAGACCACGTTGGCGCGGGCGCTGGCGGCGTCGCTCGGGGCGTCGTGGAACCGGGTGCAGTTCACGCCTGACCTGATGCCGTCGGACGTCACCGGGGTCACCGTTTTCGACCAGCGGGCGCAGGAGTTCGCGTTCCACGCCGGTCCGGTGTTCGCGCATGTCGTGCTCGCCGACGAGATCAACCGTGCCTCGCCGAAGACCCAGGCCGCTTTGTTGGAGGTGATGGAGGAGCGGAACGTCACCGTTGACGGGACCACACATCCGGTGCCGCAGCCGTTCCTGGTCGTCGCGACCCAGAACCCGGTCGATATGGACGGCACCTATCCGCTCCCCGAGGCGCAGCTCGACAGGTTCCTGATGCGCATCCGGCTCGGGTACCCCGATCACGCCGCCGAGGTCGAGGTGCTGCAGGGCCGCGAGCGGACGCGGCGGCTGGGCGACCTGCCGCCGGTGCTGGGCATCGACGAGGTGGCCGTGCTGATCCACCAGGCCGAGCAGGTCTTCGTGGCGCCGAGCGTCTACTCCTACGTCGTGAACGTAGCCGCCGCCACCCGCACCATGCCCGACGTCCGGCTCGGCGCCAGCCCGCGCGGCAGCCTGGCCCTGCTGCGCGCCTCCCAGGTCCGCGCCGCCTCGCAAGGCCGCGTCTACCTGACGCCCGACGACGTGAAGGCCCTCGCCGAACCGGTCCTGGCGCACCGCATCCTGCTGAACCAGGACGCGCTGATGCGCGGCGGGACCGCGGCCTCCGTGGTCGCCGCGGCGGTGGCCGCCACTCCGGTCCCGCAGACCGCCGAGAATGTCTGA
- a CDS encoding fibronectin type III domain-containing protein, with protein MRQEPDANGVSGTAVQVQRDGADRSQSQDGANKSKGSRVLLAVGVAVTVTLAGAGFALGRNVSASRAQAHPGSAWLSTTADGSVNLVDGISGGSAAKVPVPGASGHSMDVTQNGDLVFVRDTVTGSITVIDTSQLVATVQIPHSTDTSVLAGGGVAYLVDAAAGTVQRVDPTTLAADGTQVKLSGSLGIPIVDHNGVLWAPVTATGTVVPVNGDTAGAAITVDPGGSDMVMALAGGTPTVVDRTTGTLTAITGGVAGQVIKLPGAANSGNSLQVASVDSNQPLPLVESAPTAQLVLVNLTSGIPTSIGIPAGYTSDDLRPPLQAGQRTYIPDFTRGSALVYDSTTNRFDTPIPILPHGGSFQSEIVDGIVYFNDPSSGAAVSVSADGVPHSITKNGSTIPTAGDSTTVADPHPTQPPTTQTTTQNHETSAPPVTSTSTSSAPPTTKPVVPSSPEGPPSTSVAVPGPSTSSSSKPTPTSAPSTTPSTPTPSKPSTPPSKSSTPPPPPSTTSSTPAPVPPLAPLDVKVTPDKANNGSVTVQWQNPSDTTNTKSYKVSVTKDAGTQTNVPNNPTAVNISGLVCGTSYDFTVTAIGPTGLTTSAPPVASRACYMPGEPSGLEVSTPAGSSTTLYAKWNKPSDPGIGTPLTYLVTVTGPGISITDKSVPGPSTTIPNLLPGRSYTVSVKAHTPDGTSGAASQNRTVVDGVGLTIDLNAVKSYYVWAKSKNIISCTFPNCPTWIQRTPSSYNDTSAHGDWVTTVNIGDQVTAFCYATGGYPSQDNNQVVSTTWLYVSANGHWGYASTHWFADNADTHGLPLCSGGPPTG; from the coding sequence GTGCGGCAAGAACCGGATGCAAACGGGGTTTCCGGTACAGCGGTCCAGGTCCAGCGGGACGGGGCCGACAGGTCTCAGTCCCAGGACGGGGCCAACAAGTCGAAGGGCTCCCGGGTCCTGCTGGCCGTCGGCGTGGCGGTCACGGTGACATTGGCCGGGGCCGGTTTCGCGTTGGGCCGCAACGTTTCCGCGAGCCGCGCGCAGGCGCACCCGGGCAGCGCGTGGCTGTCGACGACGGCCGACGGCAGCGTCAACCTGGTCGACGGGATCAGCGGCGGCTCGGCCGCGAAGGTCCCGGTCCCCGGCGCCTCCGGGCACTCGATGGACGTGACGCAGAACGGCGACCTGGTCTTCGTGCGCGACACCGTGACCGGGTCGATCACCGTCATCGACACCTCGCAATTGGTCGCGACCGTACAGATCCCGCACAGCACGGACACCTCGGTCCTGGCCGGAGGCGGAGTCGCCTACCTGGTGGACGCCGCCGCGGGCACAGTGCAGCGGGTCGACCCCACGACGCTGGCCGCGGACGGCACCCAGGTCAAGCTCTCCGGCAGCCTCGGCATCCCGATCGTGGACCACAACGGCGTCCTGTGGGCACCGGTCACCGCCACCGGCACCGTCGTCCCGGTCAACGGCGACACCGCGGGCGCCGCGATCACCGTCGACCCCGGCGGCTCGGACATGGTGATGGCCCTGGCCGGCGGCACCCCGACCGTCGTGGACCGCACCACCGGCACCCTCACCGCCATCACCGGCGGCGTGGCCGGCCAGGTCATCAAGCTGCCGGGCGCAGCGAACTCGGGCAACAGCCTCCAGGTAGCCAGCGTCGACAGCAACCAGCCACTCCCCCTCGTGGAATCGGCCCCGACCGCACAACTGGTCCTGGTGAACCTCACAAGCGGCATCCCGACCTCGATCGGCATCCCCGCCGGCTACACCAGCGACGACCTACGGCCGCCACTGCAGGCAGGCCAGCGCACCTACATACCGGACTTCACCCGCGGCTCAGCCCTGGTCTACGACAGCACCACGAACCGCTTCGACACCCCGATCCCGATCCTGCCGCACGGCGGATCATTCCAGTCGGAGATCGTCGACGGCATCGTCTACTTCAACGACCCCTCCAGCGGCGCCGCGGTCTCGGTCTCCGCCGACGGAGTCCCGCACTCCATCACGAAGAACGGCAGCACCATCCCCACGGCCGGCGACTCGACCACCGTCGCGGACCCGCACCCGACCCAACCCCCGACCACGCAGACCACGACGCAGAACCACGAGACCTCGGCCCCACCGGTCACCTCCACAAGCACGTCAAGCGCACCCCCGACCACGAAGCCGGTGGTCCCGAGCAGCCCGGAGGGCCCGCCGAGCACGAGCGTCGCGGTGCCGGGGCCTTCGACGAGCAGTAGCAGCAAGCCGACGCCGACTTCGGCGCCTTCTACTACGCCGAGCACGCCGACACCTTCGAAGCCTTCGACGCCGCCGAGCAAGTCCTCGACGCCTCCCCCGCCGCCGAGCACGACGTCCAGCACGCCGGCTCCGGTGCCGCCGCTGGCACCACTGGACGTGAAGGTCACGCCGGACAAGGCCAACAACGGCAGCGTGACGGTGCAGTGGCAGAACCCGAGCGACACGACGAACACCAAGTCCTACAAGGTCTCGGTGACCAAGGACGCCGGTACTCAGACGAACGTGCCCAACAACCCGACCGCAGTGAACATCAGTGGGCTGGTCTGCGGCACGAGCTACGACTTCACTGTGACGGCGATCGGCCCGACCGGCCTCACCACGTCCGCGCCTCCCGTAGCCAGCCGCGCCTGCTACATGCCCGGTGAGCCAAGCGGCCTGGAAGTGAGCACCCCGGCCGGCAGCTCGACCACCCTGTATGCCAAGTGGAACAAGCCGAGCGATCCCGGTATCGGAACTCCCCTGACATACCTGGTGACAGTAACCGGCCCCGGCATCTCGATCACCGACAAGAGCGTGCCCGGCCCGTCGACCACCATCCCGAACCTCCTCCCAGGCCGCAGCTACACCGTTTCCGTGAAGGCGCACACCCCCGACGGCACCTCGGGGGCGGCAAGTCAGAACCGCACCGTCGTTGACGGCGTCGGCCTCACGATCGATCTCAACGCGGTCAAGAGCTACTACGTCTGGGCCAAGAGCAAGAACATCATCAGCTGCACTTTTCCGAACTGCCCGACCTGGATCCAGCGCACACCGTCTTCGTACAACGACACCTCAGCGCATGGGGATTGGGTCACGACCGTCAATATCGGCGATCAAGTCACCGCGTTCTGCTACGCCACAGGTGGCTACCCCTCGCAGGACAACAACCAAGTCGTCAGCACCACCTGGCTTTATGTCAGCGCGAACGGCCACTGGGGCTACGCCTCGACGCACTGGTTCGCCGACAACGCCGACACTCATGGCCTGCCTCTCTGCTCTGGCGGCCCGCCCACCGGCTGA